In a single window of the Streptomyces sp. HUAS ZL42 genome:
- a CDS encoding nitrilase-related carbon-nitrogen hydrolase yields MSRVIRAALFQTAWTGDKESMIQVHEQAARDAAAQGAQVLCFQELFYGPYFCQVQDKAFYEYAEQIPDGPIVKRFQALARELGLVLVLPMYEEEQPGVLYNTAAVIDADGSYLGKYRKHHIPQVPGFWEKFYFRPGNVGWPVFDTAVGKIGVYICYDRHFPEGWRALGLEGAEIVFNPSATSRGLSRYLWQLEQPAAAVANEYFVGAINRVGVEDLGDNDFYGTSYFVDPEAQFVGEVASDKETELVVRDLDLAKLREVRDRWQFFRDRRPDAYAPITAP; encoded by the coding sequence ATGAGCAGAGTGATCCGTGCCGCCCTCTTCCAGACCGCGTGGACGGGCGACAAGGAATCGATGATCCAGGTTCACGAGCAGGCGGCCCGCGACGCGGCCGCGCAGGGTGCTCAGGTCCTGTGCTTCCAGGAGCTGTTCTACGGGCCCTACTTCTGCCAGGTCCAGGACAAGGCGTTCTACGAGTACGCCGAGCAGATCCCGGACGGCCCGATCGTCAAGCGCTTCCAGGCGCTGGCCAGGGAACTCGGTCTCGTCCTCGTTCTGCCGATGTACGAGGAGGAGCAGCCCGGCGTCCTCTACAACACGGCCGCGGTGATCGACGCCGACGGCTCGTACCTCGGCAAGTACCGCAAGCACCACATCCCGCAGGTGCCCGGCTTCTGGGAGAAGTTCTACTTCCGGCCGGGCAACGTGGGCTGGCCGGTCTTCGACACCGCCGTCGGGAAGATCGGCGTCTACATCTGCTACGACCGCCACTTCCCGGAGGGCTGGCGGGCGTTGGGCCTCGAGGGCGCCGAGATCGTCTTCAACCCGTCGGCCACGTCAAGGGGTCTGTCCCGGTACCTGTGGCAGCTGGAGCAGCCGGCTGCGGCCGTCGCCAACGAGTACTTCGTGGGCGCGATCAACCGGGTCGGGGTCGAGGACCTGGGCGACAACGACTTCTACGGGACCTCCTACTTCGTCGACCCGGAGGCCCAGTTCGTCGGCGAGGTGGCGAGCGACAAGGAGACCGAACTCGTCGTCCGGGACCTGGACCTGGCCAAGCTGCGCGAGGTCCGCGACCGCTGGCAGTTCTTCCGCGACCGCCGACCCGACGCGTACGCCCCGATCACCGCTCCGTAA
- a CDS encoding phytoene desaturase family protein, which translates to MLDACVVGAGPNGLTAAVELARRGFAVALFEARDTVGGGARTEELTLPGFRHDPCSAAHPLGINSPAFRALPLERYGLEWLHAELPMAHPFTDGTAAVLSRSVAETAASFGPRDAGAYRRLVEPFLPRWDTLARDFMSLPRTALPRDPVTLARFGLVGLPPSTWLTRRFRDERAKTLFAGLVAHVMAPLSGLATGAIGLVFALAAHARGWPVARGGSQAISDALAAHLKDLGGTIHTDYEVKRLDDLPPARAYVFDTSPTALARIAGFGRYYEGFRYGPGVFKVDYALDGPVPWTAKEARTAGTVQIGASSAEIDAALRAVSREGRAPDRPFMITVQPSLVDPTRAPAGKHVFWAYGHVPHGWTGDLTDAIERQLERFAPGFRDRVLARATAGPPELAARNANYVGGDISSGAVAGLQTLLRPRLSLFPYSTPHPAVFICSSATPPGPGVHGMSGHNAAKAVWRRLRQQP; encoded by the coding sequence ATGCTCGATGCGTGCGTGGTGGGTGCGGGGCCGAACGGACTGACCGCTGCTGTGGAGCTGGCCCGCCGCGGCTTCGCCGTGGCCCTCTTCGAGGCGCGTGACACGGTGGGCGGGGGAGCCCGCACCGAGGAGCTCACCCTGCCCGGCTTCCGCCACGACCCGTGCTCCGCGGCGCATCCGCTCGGCATCAACTCCCCGGCGTTCCGGGCCCTGCCCCTCGAGCGCTACGGCCTCGAATGGCTGCACGCCGAGCTGCCCATGGCGCACCCCTTCACCGACGGCACCGCCGCCGTGCTGTCCCGCTCGGTCGCCGAGACGGCCGCCTCCTTCGGGCCGCGCGACGCGGGGGCGTACCGGAGACTGGTCGAGCCTTTCCTGCCCAGGTGGGACACCCTGGCCCGCGACTTCATGTCCCTGCCGCGCACCGCGCTGCCCCGGGACCCGGTCACCCTCGCCCGTTTCGGTCTGGTCGGGCTGCCCCCGTCGACCTGGCTGACCCGCCGCTTCCGCGACGAGCGGGCCAAGACCCTCTTCGCAGGCCTCGTCGCCCATGTCATGGCCCCGCTCAGCGGGCTCGCCACCGGCGCCATCGGCCTGGTCTTCGCCCTCGCCGCCCATGCCCGCGGCTGGCCCGTGGCCCGCGGCGGCTCCCAAGCCATCTCGGACGCCCTCGCCGCCCACCTGAAGGACCTCGGCGGCACCATCCACACCGACTACGAGGTCAAGCGCCTCGACGACCTGCCGCCCGCCCGCGCCTACGTCTTCGACACCTCACCCACCGCCCTGGCCCGCATCGCCGGCTTCGGCCGCTACTACGAGGGCTTCCGGTACGGCCCCGGTGTCTTCAAGGTCGACTACGCGCTGGACGGCCCCGTCCCGTGGACGGCGAAGGAGGCGCGCACCGCGGGCACCGTGCAGATCGGCGCGAGCAGCGCGGAGATCGACGCGGCCCTGCGCGCGGTATCCCGGGAGGGCCGTGCGCCAGACCGGCCGTTCATGATCACCGTGCAGCCCAGCCTCGTCGACCCGACCCGTGCCCCGGCCGGCAAGCACGTCTTCTGGGCGTACGGCCATGTGCCGCACGGCTGGACCGGAGACCTCACGGACGCCATCGAGCGCCAACTGGAGCGTTTCGCCCCGGGGTTCCGCGACCGCGTCCTCGCCCGCGCCACCGCGGGACCGCCCGAACTCGCCGCCCGCAACGCCAACTACGTCGGCGGCGACATCTCCTCCGGCGCGGTGGCCGGCCTGCAGACCCTGCTGCGCCCCAGACTTTCCCTGTTCCCCTACAGCACCCCGCACCCGGCCGTCTTCATCTGCTCGTCGGCCACCCCGCCGGGACCCGGCGTGCACGGGATGTCGGGGCACAACGCGGCCAAAGCGGTGTGGAGGCGGCTGCGGCAGCAGCCCTGA
- a CDS encoding gamma-glutamyltransferase family protein: MFTTRPTLQGTFGMVSSTHWLASQSAMAVLEDGGNAYDAAVAGAFVLHVVEPHLNGPAGEVPILLAPAGGEVRVLCGQGVAPAGATVAHYRGLGLDLVPGTGPLAAAVPGAFDAWMLLLRDHGTKPLADVLKYAIGYAGHGHAPVDNVGATVESVRELFETEWTSSAAVYLPGGKAPRPGELFRNPALAGTWRRLLAEVEGAGAREAQIEAAREVWRAGFVAEALVRQARRPTLDTSGERHTGTLTAADLAGWSATYEAPVTYDWNGWTVCKAGPWSQGPAFLQQLALLPPELPAHGCAEYVHLLVEGCKLAMADREAWYGDAADVPLGELLSGDYNAARRALVGDKASYELRPGSPGGRTPRLSAHAHVVVRDEPGFSAMGAGEPTVAADGGTRGDTCHLDVVDRWGNMVAATPSGGWLQSNPVVPELGFPLGTRLQMAWLEEGLPNSLTPGRRPRTTLTPSIALRDGMPVMAFGTPGGDQQDQWQLHFFLAVALRDRIRGGLDLQGAIDAPNWHNDGFPGSFHPRGMRPGSVTVEARTDAEVVAELRRRGHDVTVGDAWSEGRLCVVARDPATGILSAAANPRGMQGYAVGR, from the coding sequence GTGTTCACCACCCGCCCCACCCTCCAGGGCACTTTCGGCATGGTCTCCTCCACGCACTGGCTGGCCTCGCAGTCGGCGATGGCCGTGCTGGAGGACGGGGGCAACGCCTATGACGCGGCCGTGGCGGGAGCGTTCGTCCTGCACGTCGTCGAGCCGCATCTCAACGGGCCCGCCGGGGAGGTGCCGATCCTGCTCGCGCCGGCCGGCGGGGAGGTGCGGGTGCTGTGCGGGCAGGGTGTGGCGCCGGCGGGGGCCACGGTCGCGCACTACCGGGGGCTGGGGCTGGATCTCGTGCCCGGGACGGGACCTCTCGCCGCCGCCGTCCCCGGCGCCTTCGACGCCTGGATGCTCCTGCTCCGCGACCACGGCACCAAGCCCCTCGCCGACGTCCTGAAGTACGCCATCGGGTACGCCGGGCACGGGCACGCGCCCGTGGACAACGTCGGCGCGACCGTCGAGAGCGTGCGGGAGCTGTTCGAGACGGAGTGGACTTCGTCGGCGGCGGTGTACCTGCCGGGCGGGAAGGCACCACGGCCCGGTGAACTGTTCCGCAATCCCGCCCTCGCCGGCACCTGGAGGCGGCTGCTCGCCGAGGTCGAGGGAGCCGGCGCCCGCGAGGCGCAGATCGAGGCCGCGCGGGAGGTGTGGCGGGCCGGGTTCGTCGCCGAGGCGCTGGTACGTCAGGCCCGGCGGCCCACCCTGGACACCAGCGGCGAGCGCCACACCGGCACGCTCACGGCCGCCGACCTCGCCGGCTGGTCCGCGACCTACGAGGCGCCGGTGACCTACGACTGGAACGGCTGGACCGTGTGCAAGGCGGGCCCCTGGAGCCAGGGCCCGGCCTTCCTCCAGCAGCTCGCCCTGCTTCCGCCCGAGCTGCCCGCCCACGGCTGCGCCGAGTACGTCCACCTGCTGGTCGAGGGCTGCAAGCTCGCCATGGCCGACCGGGAGGCCTGGTACGGCGACGCGGCGGACGTGCCCCTCGGTGAGCTGCTGTCGGGGGACTACAACGCGGCCCGGCGCGCGCTGGTCGGGGACAAGGCCTCGTACGAGCTGCGGCCCGGCAGCCCCGGCGGGCGCACCCCGCGGCTCAGCGCGCACGCGCACGTGGTCGTGCGGGACGAGCCGGGGTTCAGCGCCATGGGCGCCGGCGAGCCGACCGTCGCCGCCGACGGCGGCACCCGCGGCGACACCTGCCACCTCGACGTCGTCGACCGCTGGGGCAACATGGTCGCCGCCACGCCCAGCGGCGGCTGGCTGCAGTCCAACCCGGTCGTGCCCGAACTGGGCTTCCCGCTCGGCACCCGGCTGCAGATGGCCTGGCTGGAGGAGGGCCTGCCCAACTCCCTGACGCCGGGCCGCAGGCCTCGCACCACCCTCACGCCCTCGATCGCCCTGCGCGACGGGATGCCCGTCATGGCGTTCGGCACGCCCGGCGGGGACCAGCAGGACCAGTGGCAGCTGCACTTCTTCCTGGCCGTCGCCCTGCGCGACCGGATCCGCGGTGGCCTCGACCTCCAGGGCGCGATCGACGCCCCGAACTGGCACAACGACGGCTTCCCGGGCTCCTTCCACCCGCGCGGCATGCGCCCGGGCAGCGTCACCGTGGAGGCCCGCACGGACGCGGAGGTGGTGGCGGAGCTGCGGCGGCGCGGGCACGACGTGACCGTCGGCGACGCCTGGTCGGAGGGGCGGCTGTGCGTGGTTGCGCGGGACCCGGCGACCGGGATCCTGTCGGCGGCCGCGAACCCGCGGGGGATGCAGGGGTACGCGGTGGGCAGGTGA
- a CDS encoding TIGR03842 family LLM class F420-dependent oxidoreductase, which yields MDFGLVLQTDPPASKVVSLMKRAERNGFTYGWTFDSAVLWQEPFVIYSQILSNTTKLKVGPMVTNPGTRTWEVTASTFATLNDMFGNRTVCGIGRGDSAMRVAGRKPNTLARISEAMKVIRALGRGDEADLGGGTVVRFPWIKADAELPVWMAAYGPKALKMTGEEADGFILQLADLYLTEYMVKAVKDAAVAAGRDPSEVKICVAAPAYVTEDDSPEALAHAREQCRWFGGMVGNHVADLVAKYGEHSAAVPEELTDYIKAREGYDYSHHGRADNPDTAFVPDEIVDRFCVIGPVEKHIEKLNALRELGVDQFAVYDMHDAQERVIDAYGTQVIPALNG from the coding sequence ATGGACTTCGGACTCGTCCTGCAGACCGACCCGCCGGCCTCGAAGGTCGTCAGCCTGATGAAGCGCGCGGAGCGCAACGGCTTCACGTACGGCTGGACCTTCGACTCCGCCGTGCTCTGGCAGGAACCGTTCGTGATCTACAGTCAGATTCTGTCGAACACGACCAAGTTGAAGGTCGGCCCGATGGTCACCAACCCGGGCACCCGCACCTGGGAGGTCACCGCCTCCACGTTCGCCACCCTCAACGACATGTTCGGCAACCGTACGGTGTGCGGCATCGGCCGCGGCGACTCCGCGATGCGCGTCGCCGGCCGCAAGCCCAACACCCTGGCCCGCATCAGCGAGGCCATGAAGGTCATCCGGGCGCTGGGCCGGGGCGACGAGGCCGACCTCGGCGGCGGTACGGTCGTCCGGTTCCCGTGGATCAAGGCGGACGCCGAACTCCCCGTGTGGATGGCGGCGTACGGCCCCAAGGCCCTGAAGATGACGGGCGAGGAGGCCGACGGGTTCATCCTCCAGCTCGCGGACCTGTACCTCACCGAGTACATGGTCAAGGCCGTGAAGGACGCTGCCGTCGCCGCCGGCCGCGACCCGTCCGAGGTGAAGATCTGCGTCGCCGCCCCGGCGTACGTCACGGAGGACGACTCGCCCGAGGCGCTGGCCCACGCGCGTGAGCAGTGCCGGTGGTTCGGCGGCATGGTCGGCAACCATGTGGCCGACCTGGTGGCCAAGTACGGCGAGCACTCCGCCGCCGTACCCGAGGAACTCACCGACTACATCAAGGCCCGCGAGGGGTACGACTACTCCCACCACGGGCGCGCCGACAACCCCGACACCGCGTTCGTGCCCGACGAGATCGTCGACCGGTTCTGCGTCATCGGCCCGGTCGAGAAGCACATCGAGAAGCTGAACGCGCTGCGCGAACTGGGCGTCGACCAGTTCGCCGTGTACGACATGCACGACGCGCAGGAAAGGGTCATCGACGCGTACGGCACACAGGTGATCCCGGCCCTCAACGGCTGA
- a CDS encoding NCS1 family nucleobase:cation symporter-1: protein MTDTAPTATPPSTQVTLADGRVEIAPGSPQPSGTYANEDLLPVPVEKRTWTTYNFSALWVGMAHNTASWTLASGLIAVGMDWKQAVLTIALANVIVLIPMLLTGHAGPKYGIPFPVFARASFGVRGANLPAVVRALVACGWFGIQTWIGGEAIYFLAGKLIGNGWTDAGKIGGYAWTMWLSFAIFWALQVAIIYRGMETIRRFENWAAPFVIVGAFVMLWWMSSKAGGLGPLFDQPSKLGWGGDFWKLFWPSLMGMIGFWSTLSLNIPDFTRYGRSQKAQTWGQAMGLPTTMTLFAFLSVLVTSGSQAVYGEPVWDPVQLAAKTDNVVGLLYALVTVLVATLSVNIAANLVSPAFDFSNIAPRKISFRAGALATCVIGVLIFPWKLYSDPQGYIFTWLGLVGGLLGTVAGILIADYWILRRSKLDLTDLYRTGGRYWYEGGWNWRAVVAFAAGGVLAVGGASFKPLIDGRPVPALASLADYGWAVGLGTSMVVYLALMLLRGREKAAA from the coding sequence ATGACCGACACCGCTCCCACGGCCACACCGCCGTCCACTCAAGTCACCCTCGCCGACGGCCGGGTGGAGATAGCCCCCGGTTCGCCGCAGCCCAGCGGCACGTACGCCAACGAGGACCTGCTTCCGGTCCCCGTGGAGAAGCGCACCTGGACCACGTACAACTTCTCCGCGCTGTGGGTCGGCATGGCCCACAACACGGCCTCGTGGACGCTGGCTTCCGGTCTGATCGCCGTCGGCATGGACTGGAAGCAGGCGGTGCTCACCATCGCCCTGGCCAACGTGATCGTGCTGATCCCGATGCTGCTCACCGGGCACGCGGGCCCCAAGTACGGCATCCCCTTCCCGGTCTTCGCCCGCGCCTCCTTCGGTGTCCGCGGCGCCAACCTGCCCGCCGTCGTACGGGCGTTGGTGGCGTGCGGCTGGTTCGGCATCCAGACCTGGATCGGCGGCGAGGCGATCTACTTCCTCGCCGGGAAGCTCATCGGCAACGGCTGGACCGACGCCGGCAAGATCGGCGGCTACGCCTGGACGATGTGGCTGTCGTTCGCGATCTTCTGGGCGCTCCAGGTCGCCATCATCTACCGGGGCATGGAGACGATCCGCCGCTTCGAGAACTGGGCGGCGCCCTTCGTGATCGTCGGTGCGTTCGTGATGCTGTGGTGGATGAGCAGCAAGGCCGGAGGTCTCGGCCCGCTGTTCGACCAGCCCTCCAAGCTGGGCTGGGGCGGCGACTTCTGGAAGCTGTTCTGGCCCTCCCTCATGGGCATGATCGGCTTCTGGTCGACCCTGTCGCTGAACATCCCGGACTTCACCCGGTACGGCAGGAGCCAGAAGGCCCAGACCTGGGGCCAGGCGATGGGCCTGCCGACCACGATGACCCTGTTCGCGTTCCTGTCGGTGCTGGTCACCTCCGGTTCGCAGGCCGTGTACGGAGAGCCGGTCTGGGACCCGGTACAGCTGGCCGCCAAGACGGACAACGTGGTCGGCCTGCTCTACGCGCTGGTGACCGTGCTGGTGGCGACCCTGTCCGTGAACATCGCGGCCAACCTGGTCTCGCCGGCCTTCGACTTCTCCAACATCGCGCCCCGGAAGATCAGTTTCCGTGCCGGTGCGCTCGCGACCTGTGTCATCGGTGTGCTGATCTTCCCGTGGAAGCTGTATTCCGACCCGCAGGGCTACATCTTCACCTGGCTCGGCCTGGTCGGCGGTCTGCTCGGCACGGTGGCCGGCATCCTCATCGCCGACTACTGGATCCTGCGCCGCTCGAAGCTCGACCTGACCGATCTGTACCGCACGGGCGGCCGCTACTGGTACGAGGGCGGCTGGAACTGGCGGGCCGTCGTGGCCTTCGCGGCCGGCGGTGTCCTCGCGGTGGGCGGCGCGAGCTTCAAGCCGCTGATCGACGGGCGGCCCGTTCCGGCGCTGGCGTCCCTCGCCGACTACGGCTGGGCGGTGGGCCTGGGCACCTCGATGGTGGTGTACCTGGCGCTGATGCTGCTGCGGGGCAGGGAGAAGGCCGCGGCCTGA
- a CDS encoding inositol monophosphatase, which yields MIEETETIDEFLARHSADVEDAVRKAAAAEIMPRFRRLAEHEVDQKNGPHDLVTDADRLAERFLTDTLGALLPGSVVVGEEAVHANPATYEAIRGDAPVWIVDPVDGTRQFVRGEEGFCTMVALARHGVLLASWIYAPARDQLATAVRGGGAFLDGERLFAGPPAPGRDLEIATSHPDYTTEEQKRALLGLWTDGVTPRACGSAGLEYLAVARGELDATTFSWEAAWDHAAGLLLVEEAGGAHLTVTGEPFRITGGNALPFTTARDAATARRVAGLLSDVA from the coding sequence ATGATCGAAGAAACGGAAACCATCGACGAGTTTCTCGCCCGCCACTCGGCCGACGTGGAGGATGCGGTCCGCAAGGCGGCCGCGGCCGAGATCATGCCCCGCTTCCGCCGGCTCGCCGAGCACGAGGTCGATCAGAAGAACGGCCCGCACGACCTGGTGACGGACGCCGACCGGCTGGCGGAGCGCTTCCTCACCGACACGCTCGGCGCCCTCCTGCCCGGCTCCGTCGTGGTGGGCGAGGAAGCGGTGCACGCCAACCCCGCGACATACGAGGCGATACGCGGCGACGCACCCGTCTGGATCGTCGATCCGGTCGACGGGACACGGCAGTTCGTACGCGGCGAGGAGGGGTTCTGCACGATGGTCGCACTCGCCCGGCACGGAGTCCTGCTCGCCTCGTGGATCTACGCGCCCGCACGCGACCAACTTGCCACGGCCGTACGGGGCGGCGGCGCGTTCCTCGACGGAGAGCGGCTGTTCGCCGGTCCGCCCGCCCCCGGCCGCGACCTCGAAATCGCCACCTCCCACCCGGACTACACGACCGAGGAGCAGAAGCGCGCGCTGCTCGGCCTGTGGACCGACGGCGTCACACCTCGCGCCTGCGGTTCGGCGGGCCTTGAGTATCTCGCCGTCGCCCGGGGCGAGTTGGACGCCACGACGTTCTCCTGGGAGGCAGCCTGGGACCACGCCGCGGGTCTGCTGCTGGTCGAGGAGGCGGGCGGCGCCCATCTCACCGTCACCGGCGAGCCGTTCCGCATCACCGGCGGCAACGCCCTGCCGTTCACGACGGCACGGGACGCGGCCACGGCGCGCCGGGTGGCGGGGCTGCTGTCGGACGTGGCCTGA
- a CDS encoding O-acetyl-ADP-ribose deacetylase, whose translation MTTITLVQGDITRESVDAIVNAANSSLLGGGGVDGAIHRRGGPAILDDCRKLRASRYGKGLPTGQAVATTAGELDARWVIHTVGPVWSAAEDRSDLLASCYRESLRVADELGAKTVAFPAISTGIYGWPIDDGARIAVETVRAADTAVDEVRFVLFDERAYGAFAGQVG comes from the coding sequence ATGACCACCATCACGCTCGTTCAGGGTGACATCACACGCGAGAGCGTCGACGCGATCGTCAACGCGGCGAACTCCTCCCTTCTCGGCGGGGGAGGAGTCGACGGCGCGATCCACCGCCGCGGCGGTCCCGCGATCCTGGACGACTGCCGCAAACTCCGTGCCTCCCGGTACGGCAAGGGTCTGCCCACAGGGCAGGCGGTCGCCACGACCGCGGGGGAGCTGGACGCACGCTGGGTGATCCACACGGTGGGTCCGGTCTGGTCCGCCGCCGAGGACCGCTCGGACCTGCTGGCCTCCTGCTACCGGGAGTCGCTGCGAGTGGCCGACGAACTGGGGGCGAAGACGGTCGCGTTCCCGGCGATCTCCACCGGGATCTACGGCTGGCCGATCGACGACGGCGCCCGAATCGCGGTGGAGACGGTACGGGCGGCGGACACGGCGGTCGACGAGGTGAGGTTCGTCCTGTTCGACGAGCGGGCGTACGGGGCGTTCGCGGGACAGGTCGGTTGA
- the eboE gene encoding metabolite traffic protein EboE, which yields MRFLHPDGTTVHLGYCSNVHQAESLQGVIAQLADHAEPVREHLEVDRLGIGLWLARDVVTELVADEGALARLKAELRTRGLETVTLNAFPYTGFHREVVKKDVYEPDWADQERLEYTLECARVLAALLPDDIDRGSVSTLPLAWRTPWPRASAEDARRALDRLATGLDALEAWTGRRIRVGFEPEPGCVVETTAQAVRELGGLDPDRLGVCLDACHLAVQFEHPAAALRRLADAGMPVVKLQASCAVEALDPADPVARTALRRLAEPRFLHQTRTVTANAVLGVDDLPDALDGGLPDDSGPWRVHFHAPLHTEPEPPLSTTADHLCQVLEGLLGGPSADCDHIEVETYTWSVLPEPPADLAGGIAAELAWARDRLTGLGLKEDLL from the coding sequence ATGCGCTTCCTGCATCCGGACGGCACCACCGTCCACCTCGGCTACTGCAGCAACGTCCACCAGGCGGAGAGCCTCCAGGGCGTGATCGCCCAACTCGCCGACCACGCCGAGCCGGTACGCGAGCACCTCGAGGTCGACCGGCTCGGCATCGGGCTGTGGCTGGCCCGGGACGTCGTCACCGAACTCGTCGCCGACGAGGGCGCGTTGGCACGGCTCAAGGCCGAACTGCGCACGCGCGGCCTGGAGACCGTCACCCTCAACGCCTTCCCGTACACCGGCTTCCACCGCGAGGTCGTCAAGAAGGACGTGTACGAGCCCGACTGGGCCGACCAGGAGCGGCTGGAGTACACCCTCGAGTGCGCCCGGGTCCTCGCCGCCCTGCTCCCCGATGACATCGACCGGGGAAGCGTCTCCACGCTGCCGCTGGCCTGGCGGACCCCGTGGCCCCGGGCGAGCGCCGAGGACGCCCGCCGCGCCCTGGACCGGCTGGCCACCGGCCTCGACGCCCTGGAGGCGTGGACGGGCCGGCGTATCCGGGTCGGCTTCGAACCCGAACCCGGCTGTGTCGTCGAGACGACCGCCCAAGCGGTACGCGAACTCGGCGGCCTCGACCCCGACCGGCTCGGCGTCTGCCTCGACGCCTGTCATCTCGCCGTCCAGTTCGAGCACCCCGCGGCGGCCCTGCGGCGGCTCGCGGACGCCGGTATGCCCGTGGTCAAGCTCCAGGCGTCCTGCGCCGTCGAGGCCCTGGATCCGGCGGACCCGGTCGCCCGCACGGCCCTGCGGCGGCTCGCCGAACCGCGGTTCCTGCACCAGACGCGCACGGTGACCGCCAACGCGGTCCTGGGGGTCGACGACCTGCCGGACGCCCTGGACGGCGGACTGCCGGACGACAGCGGCCCGTGGCGCGTCCACTTCCACGCCCCGCTGCACACCGAACCCGAACCACCCCTCAGCACCACCGCCGACCACCTGTGCCAGGTTCTGGAGGGACTGCTCGGCGGGCCCTCGGCCGACTGCGACCACATCGAGGTCGAGACCTACACCTGGTCCGTCCTCCCCGAACCGCCCGCCGACCTGGCCGGCGGCATCGCGGCCGAACTCGCCTGGGCCCGCGACCGGTTGACCGGACTCGGCCTCAAGGAGGACCTCTTGTGA
- the hydA gene encoding dihydropyrimidinase, which yields MSSRTVIRGGLVITASDEIHADVLIEDGRIAALAASGTPAAEAWAAERTMDATGKYVIPGGVDVHTHMELPFGGTFASDTFETGTRAAAWGGTTTIVDFAVQSVGHTLREGLDAWHAKAEGNCAIDYGFHMIVSDVNQETLKEMDLLVEEGVTSFKQFMAYPGVFYSDDGQILRAMQRSAENGGLIMMHAENGIAIDVLVEQALARGETDPRYHGEVRKALLEAEATHRAIKLAQVAGAPLYVVHVSAMEAVAELARARDEGLNVFGETCPQYLFLSTDNLAEPDFEGSKYVCSTPLRPKEHQAQLWKGLRTNDLQVVSTDHCPFCFVGQKELGRGDFSKIPNGLPGVENRMDLLHQAVVDGHISRRRWIEIACATPARTFGMYPKKGTIAPGADADVVIYDPHAEQTVSAETHHMNVDYSAYEGKRITGRVETVLSRGEPVITEREYTGRAGHGVYTPRSTCQYLN from the coding sequence ATGAGCAGCCGTACCGTCATCCGCGGTGGTCTCGTCATCACCGCGTCCGACGAGATCCACGCCGACGTCCTGATCGAGGACGGCCGCATCGCCGCCCTCGCCGCCTCCGGCACCCCGGCCGCCGAGGCCTGGGCGGCCGAGCGGACGATGGACGCCACCGGGAAGTACGTCATCCCGGGCGGGGTCGACGTCCACACCCACATGGAGCTGCCGTTCGGCGGCACCTTCGCCTCCGACACCTTCGAGACCGGCACCCGGGCGGCCGCCTGGGGCGGCACGACGACGATCGTCGACTTCGCCGTGCAGAGCGTCGGCCACACCCTGCGCGAGGGCCTCGACGCCTGGCACGCCAAGGCCGAGGGCAACTGCGCGATCGACTACGGCTTCCACATGATCGTCTCCGACGTCAACCAGGAGACGCTGAAGGAGATGGACCTGCTGGTCGAGGAGGGCGTGACCTCCTTCAAGCAGTTCATGGCCTATCCCGGCGTCTTCTACAGCGACGACGGCCAGATCCTGCGCGCCATGCAGCGTTCCGCCGAGAACGGCGGCCTGATCATGATGCACGCGGAGAACGGCATCGCGATCGACGTCCTGGTGGAGCAGGCGCTCGCCCGCGGCGAGACCGACCCGCGCTACCACGGCGAGGTCCGCAAGGCGCTCCTCGAGGCCGAGGCCACCCACCGCGCCATCAAGCTCGCACAGGTCGCGGGGGCTCCGCTGTACGTCGTGCACGTCTCGGCGATGGAGGCGGTCGCCGAGCTGGCCAGGGCGCGCGACGAGGGGCTGAACGTCTTCGGCGAGACGTGCCCGCAGTACCTGTTCCTGTCGACGGACAATCTGGCCGAGCCCGACTTCGAGGGCTCGAAGTACGTGTGCAGCACGCCCCTTCGCCCCAAGGAGCACCAGGCCCAGCTGTGGAAGGGCCTGCGGACGAACGATCTGCAGGTCGTCTCCACCGACCACTGCCCCTTCTGCTTCGTCGGCCAGAAGGAGCTCGGCCGGGGCGACTTCTCGAAGATCCCCAACGGCCTGCCGGGCGTCGAGAACCGTATGGACCTGCTCCACCAGGCCGTCGTCGACGGGCACATCTCCCGCCGCCGCTGGATCGAGATCGCCTGCGCCACCCCGGCCCGGACGTTCGGCATGTACCCGAAGAAGGGCACGATCGCCCCGGGCGCCGACGCCGACGTCGTCATCTACGACCCGCACGCCGAGCAGACCGTGTCCGCCGAGACGCACCACATGAACGTCGACTACTCGGCGTACGAGGGCAAGCGCATCACCGGCCGCGTAGAGACGGTCCTCTCGCGCGGCGAACCCGTCATCACCGAGCGGGAGTACACCGGGCGCGCGGGTCACGGCGTCTACACCCCGCGGTCCACCTGTCAGTACCTCAACTAG